Proteins encoded together in one Mycolicibacter minnesotensis window:
- a CDS encoding STAS domain-containing protein has protein sequence MTSSRIAEIAFATPATEATQAWRSHTAKFTVHWGRAGAVVSVDGEIDAANASAFADYAKQCADCCEWLVVDLSQLTFIGTEGFSALQSVSAQCASTQTQLKVVPSSALRTLLRICDPQSRLPLVGSLSDALADVQRISRPLRLVP, from the coding sequence ATGACGAGTAGCAGAATCGCCGAGATCGCTTTCGCCACACCTGCAACCGAAGCCACCCAGGCTTGGCGCAGCCATACCGCCAAGTTCACCGTCCACTGGGGGCGGGCCGGAGCGGTGGTCTCGGTCGATGGAGAGATAGACGCCGCCAACGCGAGCGCATTCGCCGACTATGCCAAACAGTGCGCCGACTGCTGCGAGTGGCTGGTGGTAGATTTGTCGCAGCTGACTTTCATTGGTACCGAAGGGTTTTCTGCCCTCCAATCGGTCAGCGCGCAGTGCGCCAGTACACAGACGCAGCTCAAGGTGGTTCCCAGTAGCGCACTACGAACCCTGCTGCGGATCTGCGACCCGCAGTCGCGGCTTCCGCTGGTGGGATCACTGTCGGATGCCCTAGCTGACGTGCAGCGGATCAGCCGGCCGCTTCGCCTGGTGCCCTGA
- a CDS encoding Hsp20/alpha crystallin family protein: MMLMRTDPFRDLDRWTQQVSGTAARPALMPMDAWRDGDQFIVEFDLPGVAEDSLDLDVERNVLTVHARRPALDQSREMVSAERPRGVFSRQLFLGDTLDAEQIQASYHDGVLRLTIPVAEKAKPRRIKVASGHGERVINA, translated from the coding sequence ATGATGTTGATGCGTACCGACCCGTTCCGTGATCTCGACCGTTGGACCCAGCAGGTGTCGGGGACCGCGGCGCGACCGGCGCTCATGCCGATGGATGCTTGGCGTGACGGTGACCAGTTCATCGTCGAGTTCGACCTCCCGGGCGTCGCCGAGGATTCCTTGGACCTCGACGTGGAGCGCAACGTCCTGACTGTGCATGCCCGGCGTCCGGCGCTGGACCAGAGCCGCGAGATGGTGTCAGCGGAGCGGCCGCGCGGAGTGTTCAGCCGGCAACTGTTCCTCGGCGACACCCTCGATGCCGAGCAGATCCAGGCCAGTTACCACGATGGGGTGCTGCGCCTCACCATCCCGGTAGCCGAGAAGGCGAAGCCGCGCCGGATCAAGGTCGCCAGCGGCCACGGAGAGCGGGTCATCAACGCCTGA
- a CDS encoding sensor histidine kinase, with translation MAVPTGDDRDPFTHIALTYGSPQEYLDHLVPFVGDGVNDGFPVLVAVPGPNLSLLRDRLPAGTVDAVKLVDMSLVGRNPGHILGAVFGTFAARHPSGPVRMVGEQVWIGRSPLEYSACLQHEALVNEAFAGRDIALVCPYDATHLDSETLADAALTHPRVSRSGRPDQASASFAPEAAWARCNEPLPGNPTAASYALHRLADLAGARQFCAKYARWFGFSADGIADLQLIVNELASNSLQHGRRPSTLLLWESAGYLVCQVRDAGQLTDRLAGRRPIVDDVDDGRGLYVVNATADLVRIHTGPSGTTVQAHLRMRRG, from the coding sequence ATGGCCGTCCCCACCGGCGACGATCGGGACCCGTTCACGCATATCGCCCTGACGTACGGATCACCGCAGGAATACCTGGATCATCTGGTGCCGTTCGTCGGCGATGGCGTGAATGACGGCTTTCCGGTCTTGGTCGCGGTCCCGGGCCCCAACCTGTCACTGCTGCGTGACCGCCTGCCCGCGGGCACCGTCGACGCGGTGAAGCTGGTCGACATGAGCCTGGTCGGACGCAACCCCGGCCACATCCTGGGCGCGGTGTTCGGCACCTTTGCCGCGCGGCACCCGTCGGGCCCGGTGCGAATGGTCGGCGAGCAAGTCTGGATTGGCCGATCACCGTTGGAGTATTCGGCCTGCCTGCAGCATGAGGCACTGGTCAATGAGGCATTCGCGGGCCGCGACATCGCATTGGTCTGCCCCTACGACGCAACGCATTTGGACTCAGAGACCCTTGCGGACGCAGCGCTCACCCATCCACGAGTGAGCCGGAGCGGACGTCCGGATCAGGCCAGCGCCAGCTTCGCTCCAGAAGCCGCCTGGGCACGCTGCAACGAGCCGTTGCCCGGCAACCCCACCGCGGCCAGCTATGCATTGCACCGCCTCGCAGATCTGGCCGGCGCCCGACAATTCTGCGCCAAGTACGCGCGGTGGTTCGGCTTCTCCGCCGACGGCATCGCAGATCTGCAGCTGATCGTCAATGAGCTGGCCTCTAACAGCCTGCAGCACGGACGACGGCCGAGCACCCTGTTGTTGTGGGAATCCGCGGGTTACCTGGTCTGCCAGGTACGCGACGCCGGCCAGCTGACCGACCGACTTGCCGGACGGCGGCCGATCGTGGATGACGTCGATGACGGTCGCGGCCTGTACGTGGTCAATGCCACCGCTGACTTGGTGCGCATCCACACCGGGCCATCGGGGACCACGGTGCAGGCACATCTTCGGATGCGCCGGGGCTGA
- a CDS encoding MerR family transcriptional regulator: MTPDSNARSGLGVYGISVAAELSGLGQQTLRLYESRGLLTPARTPGGTRRYSDDDIARLRRITELVGIGINVAGIGQILGLEADNARLVSDNTRLRSDNSQLKTDYALLAGTRSSAHQPLSRG; the protein is encoded by the coding sequence GTGACACCAGACAGCAACGCCCGATCCGGGCTCGGGGTATACGGGATCTCGGTGGCTGCCGAACTGTCCGGACTCGGCCAGCAGACACTGCGTCTCTACGAGAGCCGCGGATTACTGACCCCGGCGCGCACTCCAGGCGGAACGCGCCGCTACAGCGATGACGACATTGCTCGACTTAGACGCATCACGGAGCTGGTCGGCATCGGTATCAACGTGGCAGGCATCGGTCAGATACTCGGCCTGGAAGCGGACAATGCCCGATTGGTCTCCGACAACACCCGGCTGCGATCGGACAACTCCCAGCTGAAGACGGATTACGCCCTGCTGGCTGGTACCCGAAGCAGCGCACACCAGCCCCTGTCGCGCGGCTAG